A single window of Actinomycetota bacterium DNA harbors:
- the lspA gene encoding signal peptidase II, whose product MQVRLGITATLVVAADQVSKALAVAKLENGEPINVLGPVLKLSFARNPGAAFSFATSATLLFTVLAASACVGIIWFSRKIVSPPWAVVFGAILGGALGNLIDRVFRSPQNFQGHVVDFIELPNYPIFNLADSAIFCATIGGIILTMRAINITEKQSDDS is encoded by the coding sequence ATTCAGGTTCGACTTGGCATTACCGCAACACTTGTTGTGGCCGCTGATCAAGTTTCCAAAGCGCTGGCCGTTGCCAAACTCGAAAACGGAGAGCCAATCAATGTCCTGGGCCCAGTGTTAAAGCTCTCTTTTGCTCGAAACCCAGGTGCGGCTTTTTCCTTTGCTACCTCAGCAACTTTGCTGTTCACTGTGCTGGCAGCAAGTGCCTGCGTTGGAATCATTTGGTTTTCACGAAAGATAGTTTCGCCGCCGTGGGCGGTTGTGTTCGGCGCAATCCTGGGTGGCGCATTAGGAAATCTAATTGATCGAGTTTTTCGTTCACCACAAAACTTCCAAGGACATGTTGTCGATTTCATCGAATTGCCAAATTATCCAATTTTCAATCTGGCGGACAGTGCGATTTTTTGCGCGACAATTGGTGGCATTATTTTAACTATGCGGGCAATTAATATCACTGAAAAGCAATCTGATGATTCGTAA
- a CDS encoding RluA family pseudouridine synthase, whose protein sequence is MIRNWPVLESDSDTRIDAVLASLSGLSRATCAALIDEQRVTVNGKSVAKSHRVQFGDVVEVEFPDPDLTESEPTVDLPVIFADDDLVVIDKPAGVAAHPSAGWSGPTVIGSLTAMGHVLTSFGPVERKGIVHRLDVGTSGLMVVAKSERAYVSLKDQFRNRTVTKIYHTLIQGRLDQMSGTIDAPIDRHPNSSYRFAVLQSGRPSITHYDTLDAFAYASLLEVHLETGRTHQIRVHMSALRHPCCGDLTYGADPKLAARLGLTRQWLHAVLLAFEHPGTCQQVEFKSPYADDLKQALDKVQDL, encoded by the coding sequence ATGATTCGTAATTGGCCGGTTCTAGAATCAGATTCCGATACTCGAATTGATGCAGTTCTGGCATCCCTCAGTGGGCTATCGCGGGCCACTTGTGCCGCTCTTATTGACGAACAGCGCGTCACCGTAAATGGCAAATCTGTGGCTAAGAGCCATCGCGTGCAATTTGGCGATGTTGTTGAAGTGGAATTTCCTGATCCTGATTTAACTGAATCAGAGCCGACAGTAGATTTGCCTGTGATCTTTGCAGATGACGATTTAGTTGTCATTGACAAACCAGCTGGAGTAGCTGCTCATCCAAGTGCAGGTTGGTCCGGCCCAACAGTCATCGGTTCATTGACTGCTATGGGCCATGTCCTAACCAGTTTCGGCCCCGTTGAACGTAAAGGCATTGTCCACCGGTTAGATGTGGGCACTAGCGGGTTAATGGTGGTGGCCAAATCTGAGCGAGCTTACGTGAGCCTCAAGGACCAGTTCCGAAATCGCACTGTAACCAAGATCTATCACACACTGATTCAAGGTCGACTTGATCAAATGAGTGGCACGATTGATGCGCCAATTGATCGCCACCCAAATTCTTCATATCGATTTGCGGTCCTACAGAGTGGCAGGCCAAGCATTACCCACTATGACACCCTGGATGCATTTGCCTATGCCAGCTTGTTGGAGGTTCATCTTGAAACGGGGCGAACCCATCAGATTCGGGTGCACATGTCAGCACTGCGCCACCCCTGCTGTGGCGACTTAACTTATGGGGCAGATCCAAAGCTCGCTGCCCGCTTAGGTCTGACTAGACAGTGGCTGCACGCGGTACTGCTCGCTTTTGAACACCCCGGAACTTGTCAACAGGTTGAGTTCAAAAGTCCGTATGCCGACGACCTAAAGCAGGCACTCGACAAGGTTCAGGACCTCTAA